A single window of Streptomyces cathayae DNA harbors:
- a CDS encoding penicillin-binding transpeptidase domain-containing protein codes for MGNRKRVAERRKTPPAVLGGVIAVVVGGAGLGAYALFGGGGEDGDGTRTSSAQQAEEARTGPLSAAEVTDAAERFLTAWQQGKVSEAAEATDDPEAATALLTGYTKDARVEDVTLTAGTRTGDKVPFSVKGTVAYGDFTEPLAYDSALTVVRRAGDGEPQVAWAPSVVHPDLKDGDRLVTGEAGTPPVKALDRDGGELTTAAYPSIGLVLDGLREKYGKSAGGEAGIELRVVRGEESKKAEASDRTVLELSKGTPGTVRTTLDPKLQAAAEEQVAKKARSSVVVLRASTGEILAAANASRGFNTALQGSLAPGSTFKVLTASMLIEKGLASIDEKHPCPKYFSYGGWKFQNLDKFDIKGGTFRDSFGASCNTAFISQAPELTDDDLTKQAQQVFGLAKDDWQVGVSSFDGAVPVQKDAPMAASLIGQGGVRMNPLNMASVSATVKAGVFHQPYLVAPEVDNRTLATASRTMSPQTLSQLRELMSYTATSGTAATAMAGVSGDKGAKTGSAEVDGQKKPNGWFTAYRGDLAAAGVVQAAGHGGKTAGPIVASLLKLGDG; via the coding sequence GTGGGCAACAGAAAGCGCGTCGCCGAGCGACGGAAGACCCCGCCCGCCGTGCTCGGCGGGGTGATCGCCGTCGTCGTCGGCGGTGCCGGGCTCGGCGCCTACGCGTTGTTCGGGGGTGGGGGCGAGGACGGGGACGGCACCCGGACGTCCTCCGCCCAGCAGGCCGAGGAGGCCAGGACCGGCCCGCTGTCCGCCGCCGAGGTCACCGACGCGGCCGAGCGTTTCCTCACCGCCTGGCAGCAGGGCAAGGTGAGCGAGGCCGCCGAGGCCACCGACGACCCGGAGGCGGCCACCGCCCTGCTCACCGGCTACACCAAGGACGCCCGCGTCGAGGACGTCACCCTCACCGCCGGCACCCGTACCGGCGACAAGGTCCCGTTCTCCGTCAAGGGCACGGTGGCGTACGGGGACTTCACCGAGCCGCTCGCCTACGACAGCGCGCTGACCGTCGTACGCCGGGCCGGGGACGGCGAACCGCAGGTCGCGTGGGCGCCCTCCGTCGTGCACCCCGACCTCAAGGACGGCGACCGGCTGGTCACCGGGGAGGCGGGCACCCCGCCGGTCAAGGCGCTGGACCGGGACGGCGGCGAACTGACCACCGCCGCCTATCCGTCCATCGGGCTGGTCCTGGACGGGCTGCGCGAGAAGTACGGCAAGTCGGCGGGCGGCGAGGCCGGCATCGAACTGCGTGTGGTCCGCGGCGAGGAGTCCAAGAAGGCGGAGGCCTCCGACAGGACCGTGCTGGAGCTGAGCAAGGGCACTCCCGGCACGGTGCGGACCACGCTGGACCCGAAGCTCCAGGCCGCGGCCGAGGAGCAGGTGGCCAAGAAGGCCAGGTCGTCGGTGGTGGTGCTGCGGGCGTCGACCGGTGAGATCCTCGCCGCCGCGAACGCCTCGCGCGGCTTCAACACCGCCCTCCAGGGGTCACTGGCCCCCGGCTCGACGTTCAAGGTGCTCACCGCCTCGATGCTGATCGAGAAGGGCCTCGCGTCCATCGACGAGAAGCACCCGTGCCCGAAGTACTTCAGCTACGGCGGCTGGAAGTTCCAGAACCTCGACAAGTTCGACATCAAGGGCGGAACGTTCCGGGACAGCTTCGGCGCCTCCTGCAACACCGCCTTCATCAGCCAGGCGCCCGAGTTGACGGACGACGACCTGACCAAGCAGGCGCAGCAGGTCTTCGGGCTCGCGAAGGACGACTGGCAGGTCGGGGTGTCGTCCTTCGACGGCGCGGTGCCGGTGCAGAAGGACGCCCCCATGGCGGCCTCCCTGATCGGTCAGGGCGGGGTGCGGATGAACCCGCTGAACATGGCGTCGGTGTCGGCGACCGTCAAGGCGGGCGTGTTCCACCAGCCGTACCTGGTGGCGCCGGAGGTGGACAACCGCACGCTGGCCACGGCCTCGCGCACCATGTCGCCGCAGACGCTGTCGCAGCTGCGGGAGTTGATGTCGTACACGGCGACCAGCGGCACGGCGGCGACGGCGATGGCCGGGGTGAGCGGTGACAAGGGCGCGAAGACCGGGTCGGCCGAGGTCGACGGTCAGAAGAAGCCCAACGGCTGGTTCACCGCGTACCGCGGGGACCTGGCGGCGGCGGGGGTCGTGCAGGCGGCCGGCCACGGCGGCAAGACGGCGGGCCCGATCGTGGCGAGCCTGCTGAAGCTCGGCGACGGCTGA
- a CDS encoding penicillin-binding transpeptidase domain-containing protein has product MGKGVKATVIGGVFAVMVGGAGYGVYNIVSAVNGGGGGGGPDAAVTKKSGPPDKEEVAKASGAFFAAWEKAQAEQAASYTNNAGEAGPLLAAYGEDAHLADVEITPGTATGTTVPFRVKATVSYDGKSEPLSYKSELTVVRGETTGRALVDWQPSVVHPDLKDGDTLVTGEAAQPPIEAVDRDGTVLTEEEYPSLGPILDTLREKYGDEAGGTPGVELVIRHADGTAGEGAGDTTLLTLAEGKPGRLRTTLSAGVQAAAEKAVKGFAKSSVVAVRPSSGEVLAVANHREDGFNAAFQGQVAPGSTMKIVTAAMLIDNGVASMNGPAPCPPTATWQSQTFKNLTGMEPNENATLADSFLRSCNTAFIKLIDEDPLTDASLTQEAQERFGLGRDDWKTGIASFDGSVPAVAGPDRAAGAIGQGQVQLNPLNMASVTATAITGAFRQPYLVSPELDGRQLAQAKGLPAGTAAQLKQMMRLTATQGTAQEAMAGLGGDIGAKTGSAEVDGNATSDSWFTGFRNDVAAAAMAQQGGHGGDAAGPIVAAVLRAGG; this is encoded by the coding sequence ATGGGCAAGGGGGTCAAGGCCACCGTCATCGGTGGTGTGTTCGCGGTCATGGTGGGTGGGGCCGGGTACGGGGTCTACAACATCGTGTCGGCGGTGAACGGCGGCGGGGGCGGCGGCGGTCCGGACGCGGCCGTGACCAAGAAGTCCGGGCCGCCGGACAAGGAGGAGGTCGCGAAGGCGAGCGGGGCGTTCTTCGCGGCCTGGGAGAAGGCGCAGGCCGAGCAGGCCGCGTCGTACACGAACAACGCCGGGGAGGCGGGCCCGTTACTGGCTGCCTACGGCGAGGACGCCCATCTGGCCGATGTCGAGATCACCCCGGGCACGGCCACCGGCACCACCGTGCCGTTCCGGGTGAAGGCGACCGTCTCCTACGACGGGAAGTCCGAACCCCTCAGCTACAAGAGTGAGTTGACCGTCGTGCGCGGGGAGACCACCGGGCGTGCGCTGGTCGACTGGCAGCCGTCCGTGGTCCACCCGGATCTGAAGGACGGCGACACCCTGGTCACCGGGGAGGCGGCGCAGCCGCCGATCGAGGCCGTGGACCGGGACGGCACGGTGCTGACCGAGGAGGAGTACCCCTCCCTCGGCCCGATCCTGGACACCCTGCGCGAGAAGTACGGCGACGAGGCGGGCGGCACCCCCGGCGTCGAGCTGGTGATCCGGCACGCCGACGGGACCGCGGGCGAGGGCGCCGGCGACACGACGCTGCTGACCCTCGCCGAGGGCAAGCCCGGCCGGCTGCGTACGACGCTCAGCGCGGGGGTGCAGGCCGCGGCCGAGAAGGCGGTGAAGGGGTTCGCCAAGTCCTCGGTGGTGGCGGTGCGGCCGAGCAGCGGCGAGGTGCTGGCGGTCGCCAACCACCGCGAGGACGGGTTCAACGCGGCGTTCCAGGGCCAGGTCGCCCCCGGTTCCACCATGAAGATCGTCACCGCGGCCATGCTCATCGACAACGGCGTGGCCTCGATGAACGGCCCGGCGCCCTGCCCGCCCACCGCCACCTGGCAGAGCCAGACGTTCAAGAACCTCACCGGCATGGAACCGAACGAGAACGCCACCCTGGCCGACAGCTTCCTGCGTTCCTGCAACACGGCCTTCATCAAGCTCATCGACGAGGACCCGCTCACGGACGCCTCGCTCACCCAGGAGGCCCAGGAGCGGTTCGGGCTGGGCCGGGACGACTGGAAGACCGGCATCGCCTCCTTCGACGGCAGTGTTCCCGCCGTCGCGGGTCCGGACCGTGCCGCCGGCGCCATAGGCCAGGGCCAGGTGCAGCTGAACCCGCTGAACATGGCGTCGGTGACGGCGACCGCGATCACCGGCGCCTTCCGCCAGCCGTACCTGGTCTCCCCGGAGCTCGACGGCCGGCAGTTGGCGCAGGCGAAGGGCCTTCCGGCGGGCACCGCCGCCCAGTTGAAGCAGATGATGCGGCTCACCGCCACCCAGGGCACCGCCCAGGAGGCCATGGCCGGGCTCGGCGGCGACATCGGCGCGAAGACCGGCTCCGCCGAGGTCGACGGCAACGCCACCTCCGACAGCTGGTTCACCGGCTTCCGGAACGACGTGGCGGCGGCGGCCATGGCCCAGCAGGGCGGCCACGGCGGCGACGCGGCCGGTCCGATTGTCGCAGCCGTGCTACGAGCAGGTGGCTGA
- a CDS encoding S41 family peptidase codes for MAWRRWLLVGLAAVLTACSGPDRTPGDRNAAIEGTWQSAGYGYVFDIARDGAGRTRLTSYDRTAGSCLGGDSSASVGREGDATSFGEDGEVELLVHRQGDRLIVREPGSAGQIHMNRLTELPDCPSDIPKDAADRRLQTFDVFWQNLVENYPPYPHRKLDTARRERDRAALAEHNTDRTLGELLGDTVRELGDMHTGIEGEDLSLYGRRPGTRESDDVDTDALRSAAEARLGKRLTPVIDDEVEYASGLPDGPGYLRITQFDDFADESYDADRKKFEQALDTVFAVAERDGWRGLVLDLRLNDGGFDELGIALASRLTDKPHFAFQKRARDTQAASGFTPYEKLRVPPSTRPGFHGPIALLVSDLTVSAGETAVMALLNRSPKPTLIGRPTQGIFSDQLSRTLPGDWYLDLSNEDYRDAAGQSFEGRGIPVPREFRTPVFTATELAHHCDSAVARALDHLADNPPGTTKPCPRGST; via the coding sequence ATGGCGTGGAGACGATGGCTGCTGGTGGGGCTCGCCGCGGTGCTGACCGCCTGCTCGGGTCCGGACCGCACCCCCGGCGACCGGAACGCGGCGATCGAGGGGACATGGCAGAGCGCCGGGTACGGCTACGTCTTCGACATCGCCCGGGACGGTGCGGGAAGGACCCGGCTCACCTCCTACGACCGGACGGCGGGGAGCTGCCTCGGCGGGGACTCGTCGGCATCGGTGGGCCGTGAGGGTGACGCGACGTCCTTCGGTGAGGACGGTGAGGTCGAGCTGCTCGTCCACCGGCAGGGAGACCGGCTGATCGTGCGGGAACCGGGGTCGGCCGGGCAGATCCACATGAACCGGCTCACGGAGCTGCCCGACTGCCCGTCCGACATCCCGAAGGACGCGGCCGACCGCCGGCTGCAGACCTTCGACGTCTTCTGGCAGAACCTCGTCGAGAACTACCCGCCCTACCCGCACCGGAAGCTCGACACGGCGCGCAGGGAGCGCGACCGGGCCGCCCTCGCCGAGCACAACACCGACCGGACGCTCGGCGAGCTGCTGGGCGACACGGTCCGCGAACTCGGCGACATGCACACCGGCATCGAGGGGGAGGACCTCAGCCTCTACGGCAGACGGCCGGGCACGCGCGAATCCGACGACGTGGACACCGACGCCCTCCGGTCCGCGGCCGAAGCGAGGCTGGGCAAGCGGCTCACCCCCGTCATCGACGACGAGGTGGAGTACGCCTCCGGGCTGCCGGACGGTCCGGGATACCTGCGCATCACCCAGTTCGACGACTTCGCGGACGAGTCGTACGACGCCGACCGGAAGAAGTTCGAACAGGCCCTGGACACGGTGTTCGCCGTCGCGGAGCGGGACGGCTGGCGCGGCCTCGTGCTCGATCTGCGCCTCAACGACGGCGGTTTCGACGAGCTCGGCATCGCCCTCGCCTCCCGGCTGACGGACAAGCCCCACTTCGCGTTCCAGAAGCGGGCCCGCGACACGCAGGCGGCCTCCGGGTTCACGCCGTACGAGAAGCTGCGGGTGCCGCCCAGCACCCGCCCCGGCTTCCACGGGCCGATCGCGCTGCTGGTCAGCGACCTCACGGTGAGCGCGGGCGAGACGGCGGTCATGGCGCTGCTGAACCGCTCGCCGAAGCCCACCTTGATCGGCCGCCCGACGCAGGGCATCTTCTCGGACCAGCTCTCGCGGACCCTGCCCGGCGACTGGTACCTCGACCTCAGCAACGAGGACTACCGGGACGCGGCCGGGCAGAGCTTCGAGGGCCGGGGCATCCCGGTGCCGCGGGAGTTCCGCACCCCCGTCTTCACGGCCACCGAGCTCGCACACCACTGCGACTCGGCCGTCGCCCGCGCCCTCGACCACCTCGCCGACAACCCACCGGGAACGACGAAGCCGTGCCCGCGCGGATCCACCTGA
- a CDS encoding DUF805 domain-containing protein, translating to MNWYIEVLKKYAVFNGRARRKEYWMFTLFSVIVSIVLTAVDAAIGIQVLQPIYAIAVLLPTLAVTVRRLHDTNRSGWWIFIALIPLVGFIVMLVFLATEGTPGENKYGANPKEPLAKF from the coding sequence ATGAACTGGTACATCGAGGTCCTCAAGAAGTACGCGGTGTTCAACGGACGGGCGCGCCGCAAGGAGTACTGGATGTTCACGCTGTTCAGCGTGATCGTCTCCATCGTGCTCACCGCTGTGGACGCCGCCATCGGAATCCAGGTACTGCAGCCCATCTACGCCATCGCGGTCCTGCTGCCGACTCTCGCTGTGACGGTCCGCCGCCTGCACGACACCAACCGCTCCGGCTGGTGGATCTTCATCGCGCTCATCCCTCTCGTCGGCTTCATCGTGATGCTGGTGTTCCTGGCCACCGAGGGCACGCCGGGGGAGAACAAGTACGGCGCGAACCCGAAGGAGCCCTTGGCGAAATTCTGA
- a CDS encoding dolichyl-phosphate-mannose--protein mannosyltransferase, protein MTSTASSTDIRQEQSPQERQPSWQQRLRRFGHPATGTWGSAPEVPGAPGAPGIRDRLVPPYTEPSGRLWSTLGVPPVLADRIVRWSAWGGPLLVTLFAGVLRFWNLGSPKAVIFDETYYAKDAWALVHRGFEVNWDKNANDLILSKGGDVPIPVEAAYVVHPPVGKYVIGLGELMFGFDPFGWRFMTALLGTLSVLMLCRIGRRLFRSTFLGCLAGALMAVDGLHFVMSRTALLDGVLMFFVLAAFGCLLVDRDRARARLAAALPVGPDGRTLPDPDVAENTRLGLRPWRLAAGLMLGLAFATKWNALYVMAALCVMAVLWDVGARRTAGARHPYRAVVRRDLGWAFLSTVPVALATYVASWLGWFLSADDGSGGYYRDWAATDGKDSSWSWLFPDWWRSFWHYENQVYDFHVGLSSPHPYESNPWSWIVTGRPVSYFYESPAPGRDGCPADAAEKCAREVLALGTPMLWWVACFALLYVLWRWFFRRDWRAGAIACGVAAGYLPWFLYQERTIFFFYSIVFLPFLCLAVAMLLGALVGPPRSHDTRRVAGATAAGVLVLLIAWNFIYFWPIYTGTSIPIDDWRARMWLDTWV, encoded by the coding sequence GTGACCAGTACCGCGTCCTCCACGGACATCCGGCAGGAGCAGTCGCCACAGGAGCGGCAACCGTCGTGGCAGCAGCGGCTGCGCCGCTTCGGCCACCCGGCGACGGGGACCTGGGGCAGTGCCCCCGAGGTTCCCGGGGCTCCCGGGGCTCCCGGCATCCGTGACCGCCTGGTCCCGCCGTACACCGAGCCGTCCGGCAGGCTGTGGAGCACGCTCGGGGTGCCGCCGGTGCTCGCCGACCGGATCGTCCGCTGGTCGGCGTGGGGCGGCCCGCTGCTGGTCACCCTGTTCGCGGGAGTGCTGCGGTTCTGGAACCTGGGCAGCCCCAAGGCGGTGATATTCGACGAGACGTACTACGCCAAGGACGCCTGGGCGCTCGTCCACCGCGGTTTCGAGGTCAACTGGGACAAGAACGCCAACGACCTGATCCTCTCCAAGGGCGGGGACGTCCCGATCCCGGTCGAAGCGGCGTACGTCGTGCATCCGCCGGTCGGCAAGTACGTCATCGGGCTGGGCGAGCTGATGTTCGGGTTCGACCCGTTCGGCTGGCGGTTCATGACGGCGCTGCTCGGGACACTCTCCGTCCTGATGCTGTGCCGTATCGGCCGGCGCCTGTTCCGTTCCACGTTCCTGGGCTGCCTCGCGGGCGCGCTGATGGCGGTGGACGGGCTGCACTTCGTGATGAGCCGCACCGCGCTGCTCGACGGGGTGCTGATGTTCTTCGTGCTCGCGGCCTTCGGGTGCCTGCTCGTCGACCGGGACCGGGCCAGGGCGCGGCTCGCCGCCGCGCTGCCCGTGGGCCCCGACGGCCGGACCCTGCCGGACCCGGACGTCGCCGAGAACACCCGGCTGGGCCTGCGGCCCTGGCGGCTGGCGGCGGGGCTGATGCTGGGCCTGGCGTTCGCCACGAAGTGGAACGCGCTGTACGTCATGGCCGCGCTCTGCGTGATGGCGGTGCTGTGGGACGTCGGCGCGCGCCGGACCGCCGGCGCCCGTCACCCCTACCGGGCGGTGGTGCGGCGCGACCTGGGCTGGGCGTTCCTCTCCACCGTCCCGGTCGCGCTCGCGACGTACGTCGCCTCGTGGCTCGGCTGGTTCCTCTCCGCGGACGACGGCAGCGGCGGCTACTACCGCGACTGGGCGGCGACCGACGGCAAGGACAGCAGCTGGTCCTGGCTGTTCCCCGACTGGTGGCGCAGCTTCTGGCACTACGAGAACCAGGTGTACGACTTCCACGTCGGCCTGTCCTCACCGCACCCCTACGAGTCCAACCCGTGGAGCTGGATCGTCACCGGCCGCCCGGTCTCCTACTTCTACGAGTCCCCGGCACCCGGCAGGGACGGCTGCCCGGCCGACGCGGCCGAGAAGTGCGCCCGCGAGGTGCTGGCCCTGGGCACGCCCATGCTGTGGTGGGTGGCCTGCTTCGCGCTCCTCTACGTCCTGTGGCGCTGGTTCTTCCGCCGTGACTGGCGGGCGGGCGCCATCGCCTGCGGCGTCGCGGCCGGCTATCTGCCGTGGTTCCTGTACCAGGAGCGCACCATCTTCTTCTTCTACTCCATCGTCTTCCTCCCCTTCCTGTGCCTGGCGGTGGCGATGCTCCTGGGCGCCCTCGTCGGCCCGCCCCGCTCCCACGACACCCGCAGGGTCGCGGGCGCGACGGCGGCCGGCGTCCTGGTCCTCCTGATCGCCTGGAACTTCATCTACTTCTGGCCCATCTACACCGGCACCTCCATCCCGATCGACGACTGGCGTGCGCGGATGTGGCTGGACACCTGGGTCTAG
- the rsmI gene encoding 16S rRNA (cytidine(1402)-2'-O)-methyltransferase, with product MTGTLVLAGTPIGDVSDAPPRLAEELAGADVVAAEDTRRLRRLTQALGVTPKGRVVSYFEGNESARTPELVEELAGGARVLLVTDAGMPSVSDPGYRLVAAAVERDIKVTAVPGPSAVLTALALSGLPVDRFCFEGFPPRKAGERLGRLREVAGERRTLVYFESPHRLDDTLAAMAEVFGAERRAAVCRELTKTYEEVRRGSLAELAAWAAEGVRGEITVVVEGAPDRGPEEVDAAELARRVRVREEAGERRKEAIAAVAVEAGVPKREVFDAVVAAKHPAG from the coding sequence GTGACCGGAACCCTCGTACTCGCAGGCACCCCCATCGGCGACGTCTCCGACGCCCCGCCCCGGCTCGCCGAGGAGCTGGCCGGCGCCGACGTCGTCGCCGCCGAGGACACCCGGCGGCTGCGGCGGCTGACCCAGGCGCTCGGCGTCACCCCCAAGGGCCGGGTGGTGTCGTACTTCGAGGGCAACGAGTCCGCCCGTACGCCCGAACTGGTCGAGGAACTGGCCGGCGGCGCGCGCGTGCTGCTGGTGACGGACGCCGGGATGCCCTCCGTGTCCGACCCCGGGTACCGGCTGGTCGCGGCCGCCGTGGAGCGGGACATCAAGGTCACCGCGGTGCCCGGACCGTCCGCCGTGCTCACCGCGCTCGCCCTGTCCGGGCTGCCCGTCGACCGGTTCTGCTTCGAGGGCTTCCCGCCCCGCAAGGCGGGGGAGCGGCTCGGGCGGCTGCGGGAGGTGGCCGGGGAACGGCGCACCCTCGTCTACTTCGAGTCCCCGCACCGGCTCGACGACACGCTCGCCGCGATGGCCGAGGTGTTCGGCGCGGAGCGCCGGGCCGCCGTCTGCCGCGAGCTGACCAAGACGTACGAGGAGGTCAGGCGGGGCTCGCTCGCCGAGCTGGCCGCGTGGGCGGCCGAGGGGGTGCGCGGGGAGATCACCGTCGTGGTCGAGGGCGCGCCGGACCGGGGCCCCGAGGAGGTGGACGCCGCCGAGCTGGCGCGCAGGGTGCGGGTGCGCGAGGAGGCGGGGGAACGGCGCAAGGAGGCGATCGCGGCGGTCGCGGTCGAGGCGGGGGTGCCCAAGCGGGAGGTCTTCGACGCGGTGGTGGCGGCGAAACACCCCGCGGGGTGA
- a CDS encoding TatD family hydrolase: MSSNAPDKNAAPPLPEPLRVPVADSHTHLDMQSGTVAEGLAKAASVGVTTVVQVGCDVKGSRWAAETAAAYDAVHATVALHPNEAPRIVLGDPDGWSRQGAREPGGEAALDEALAEIDRLAALPQVKGVGETGLDYFRTGPEGKEAQERSFRAHIEIAKRHGKALVIHDRDAHADVLRVLKEEGAPERTVFHCYSGDAGMAEICARAGYFMSFAGNITFKNAQNLRDALAVAPPELILVETDAPFLTPVPYRGRPNAPYLVPVTVRAMAAVRGVDEDTLATALAANTARAFGYPQA, encoded by the coding sequence ATGTCTTCGAACGCCCCCGACAAGAACGCCGCCCCGCCGCTCCCGGAGCCCCTGCGGGTACCGGTCGCGGATTCGCACACCCACCTCGACATGCAGTCCGGCACCGTGGCGGAAGGGCTCGCCAAGGCCGCGTCGGTGGGCGTGACGACGGTGGTGCAGGTCGGCTGCGACGTCAAGGGGTCCCGGTGGGCGGCGGAGACGGCGGCGGCGTACGACGCCGTTCACGCGACGGTCGCGCTGCACCCCAACGAGGCCCCGCGCATCGTGCTCGGCGACCCCGACGGCTGGTCCCGGCAGGGGGCGCGGGAGCCGGGCGGGGAGGCCGCGCTGGACGAGGCGCTCGCCGAGATCGACCGGCTGGCCGCGCTGCCCCAGGTCAAGGGCGTCGGCGAGACCGGACTGGACTACTTCCGCACCGGGCCGGAGGGCAAGGAGGCGCAGGAGCGGTCCTTCCGCGCCCACATCGAGATCGCCAAGCGGCACGGAAAGGCCCTGGTGATCCACGACCGCGACGCCCACGCCGACGTGCTGCGGGTGCTCAAGGAGGAGGGCGCACCGGAGCGCACCGTCTTCCACTGCTACTCGGGCGACGCCGGGATGGCGGAGATCTGCGCCCGCGCCGGGTACTTCATGTCGTTCGCCGGCAACATCACCTTCAAGAACGCCCAGAACCTGCGCGACGCGCTCGCCGTGGCCCCGCCGGAGCTGATCCTGGTGGAGACCGACGCCCCCTTCCTGACGCCGGTGCCCTACCGCGGCCGGCCCAACGCCCCGTATCTGGTGCCGGTCACGGTGCGGGCCATGGCGGCCGTACGCGGTGTCGACGAGGACACCCTCGCCACGGCGCTCGCGGCGAACACGGCCCGCGCCTTCGGTTATCCACAGGCGTGA
- the rsmA gene encoding 16S rRNA (adenine(1518)-N(6)/adenine(1519)-N(6))-dimethyltransferase RsmA: protein MTSPASDALLGPADVRELADALGVRPTKQRGQNFVIDANTVRRIVRTAEVRPDDVVVEVGPGLGSLTLALLEAADRVTAVEIDDVLAAALPTTVAARMPERAERFALVHSDAMHVTELPGPAPTALVANLPYNVAVPVLLHMLETFPSIERTLVMVQSEVADRLAAPPGSKVYGVPSVKANWYARVKRAGAIGRTVFWPAPNVDSGLVSLVRRSEPPRTTASRREVFAVVDAAFAQRRKTLRAALAGWAGSAAAAEAALVAAGVSPQARGESLTVEEFARIAEHKQPERPEKPEQSEESAA from the coding sequence GTGACCAGCCCCGCCTCCGACGCCCTCCTGGGCCCCGCCGACGTCCGTGAACTCGCGGACGCCCTCGGCGTGCGGCCCACCAAGCAGCGCGGCCAGAACTTCGTGATCGACGCGAACACGGTCCGCCGGATCGTCCGCACCGCCGAGGTCCGCCCCGACGACGTGGTCGTCGAGGTCGGCCCGGGGCTCGGCTCGCTCACCCTGGCGCTGCTGGAGGCCGCCGACCGGGTCACCGCCGTCGAGATCGACGACGTGCTGGCCGCCGCGCTGCCCACGACCGTCGCGGCCCGCATGCCGGAGCGCGCCGAGCGGTTCGCGCTGGTCCACTCCGACGCGATGCACGTCACCGAGCTGCCCGGCCCCGCTCCGACCGCGCTGGTCGCCAACCTGCCCTACAACGTGGCCGTGCCGGTGCTGCTGCACATGCTGGAAACCTTCCCGAGCATCGAGCGCACCCTCGTCATGGTCCAGTCGGAGGTCGCCGACCGGCTCGCCGCTCCGCCCGGTTCGAAGGTGTACGGCGTGCCCTCGGTCAAGGCCAACTGGTACGCGCGGGTCAAGCGGGCCGGCGCCATCGGACGGACCGTGTTCTGGCCGGCCCCCAACGTCGACAGCGGACTGGTCTCCCTCGTCCGCCGGAGCGAGCCGCCGCGGACCACCGCCTCCCGGCGTGAGGTGTTCGCCGTGGTCGACGCGGCCTTCGCCCAGCGCCGCAAGACCCTGCGGGCGGCCCTCGCCGGCTGGGCGGGCTCGGCGGCGGCGGCCGAGGCGGCCCTGGTCGCCGCCGGAGTGTCGCCGCAGGCGCGCGGTGAGTCCCTGACCGTCGAGGAGTTCGCGCGCATCGCCGAACACAAGCAGCCCGAGCGGCCCGAGAAGCCCGAGCAGTCCGAGGAGTCCGCCGCGTGA
- a CDS encoding 4-(cytidine 5'-diphospho)-2-C-methyl-D-erythritol kinase, whose amino-acid sequence MSVTVRVPAKVNVQLAVGAARPDGFHDLANVFLAVGLHDEVTATPSPDGLRVTCAGPDAAEVPLDRTNLAARAALALAGRYGRDADVHLHIAKDIPVAGGMAGGSADGAGALLACDALWGTGASRAELLEICAELGSDVPFALIGGAALGTGRGERLTELEVGGAFHWVFAMAGRGLSTPAVFREFDRLAEGRGIPEPVASQDLLDALAKGDCDGLAAAVSNDLQPAALSLFPELADTLAAGRAAGALASLVSGSGPTTAFLARDAEAADGIARALRASGTCRTVRTAAGPVPGATVV is encoded by the coding sequence GTGAGCGTCACCGTCCGCGTGCCCGCCAAGGTCAACGTCCAGCTCGCCGTCGGCGCGGCCCGCCCCGACGGCTTCCACGACCTGGCCAACGTCTTCCTCGCGGTCGGCCTCCACGACGAGGTCACCGCGACCCCCTCGCCGGACGGGCTGCGCGTCACCTGCGCGGGCCCGGATGCCGCCGAGGTGCCCCTGGACCGTACGAACCTCGCCGCCCGCGCCGCCCTCGCACTCGCCGGACGGTACGGCCGGGACGCCGACGTGCACCTCCACATCGCCAAGGACATCCCCGTCGCCGGCGGCATGGCGGGCGGCAGCGCGGACGGCGCGGGCGCGCTGCTGGCCTGCGACGCGCTGTGGGGGACCGGCGCCTCGAGGGCGGAACTGCTCGAGATCTGCGCCGAGCTGGGCAGCGACGTGCCGTTCGCCCTGATCGGCGGGGCGGCGCTGGGCACCGGGCGGGGCGAGAGGCTGACCGAGCTGGAGGTGGGCGGCGCCTTCCACTGGGTGTTCGCGATGGCCGGACGCGGGCTGTCGACCCCGGCGGTCTTCCGGGAGTTCGACCGGCTGGCGGAGGGCCGGGGCATCCCCGAGCCGGTGGCCTCGCAGGACCTGCTGGACGCCCTTGCCAAGGGCGACTGCGACGGGCTGGCCGCGGCCGTCTCCAACGACCTCCAGCCGGCGGCGCTGTCGCTCTTCCCGGAGCTGGCGGACACGCTGGCGGCGGGGCGTGCGGCCGGGGCACTGGCTTCGCTGGTCTCGGGGTCGGGGCCGACCACGGCGTTCCTCGCCCGGGACGCGGAAGCGGCGGACGGGATCGCCCGCGCCCTGCGGGCCTCGGGCACCTGCCGCACGGTGCGTACGGCGGCAGGTCCCGTGCCGGGTGCGACGGTCGTCTGA